One Mangifera indica cultivar Alphonso unplaced genomic scaffold, CATAS_Mindica_2.1 Un_0054, whole genome shotgun sequence genomic region harbors:
- the LOC123206931 gene encoding adenylosuccinate lyase-like has product MELGVYSRALGSSKAICFSPVSTTTRRRDHRNPMNATNFNLHQFHQQKFLNASILTSKTFSPREYSPIKVMKMSRDDSREFELSSLTALSPLDGRYWGKVKDLAPYMSEYGLIYFRVLVEIKWLLKLSQIPEVTEVPNFSEEAQSYLQGVIDSFSMDDALEVKNIEKVTNHDVKAVEYFLKQKCQSQPEIAKVLEFFHFACTSEDINNLAHALMLKESINKVMFPVMDQLIKVLCNMAKDNAHIPMLSRTHGQTASPTTLGKEMSVFAVRLSRERKEISQVEIMGKFAGAVGNYNAHISAYPDANWPQIAEEFVNSLGLTFNPYVTQIETHDYMAKLFYAFIRFNNILIDFDRDVWGYISLAYFKQITKAGEIGSSTMPHKVNPIDFENSEGNLGKANEDLSFLSMKLPISRWQRDLTDSTVLRNMGGGLGHSLLAYKSAIQGIGKLQVNEAHLSEDLNQAWEVLAEPIQTVMRRYSVPEPYEKLKELTRGKAVTKESIREFILGLELPEEAKANLLNLTPHAYVGAAVDLARNVDAAVNLVNGTKVLEPCSLKKISQDNIIS; this is encoded by the exons ATGGAGCTTGGAGTCTATTCTAGGGCTTTAGGCAGCAGCAAAGCGATCTGCTTTAGCCCTGTATCTACAACAACAAGAAGAAGAGATCACCGAAACCCCATGAACGCCACAAACTTTAATCTTCACCAGTTTCATCAACAAAAATTCTTAAATGCTTCAATTCTAACGTCCAAAACGTTTTCACCTAGAGAATATTCTCCAATAAAG GTGATGAAAATGAGTCGAGATGATTCTCGCGAGTTTGAGCTTTCGAGTTTAACTGCATTGTCGCCATTGGATGGCCGATATTGGGGTAAAGTTAAGGACTTGGCTCCTTACATGAGTGAATATGGGCTTATCTACTTTCGGGTTCTAGTTGAg ATCAAATGGCTGCTGAAGCTTTCACAAATTCCTGAAGTCACCGAGGTTCCAAATTTCAGTGAAGAAGCTCAGTCTTATTTACAAGGAGTGATTGACAGTTTTAGTATGGACGATGCCTTGGAAGTCAAAAACATTGAAAAGGTCACAAACCATGATGTGAAGGCAGTGGAATATTTCTTGAAACAGAAATGTCAGTCCCAGCCCGAGATTGCTAAG GTTCTTGAGTTCTTTCATTTTGCTTGCACATCAGAGGACATAAACAATCTTGCCCATGCATTGATGCTGAAAGAATCAATAAACAAAGTCATGTTTCCAGTAATGGATCAATTGATAAAGGTGTTATGTAACATGGCTAAGGATAATGCACACATCCCCATGCTTTCTCGTACTCACGGTCAG ACAGCTTCTCCAACAACTTTGGGAAAGGAAATGTCAGTTTTTGCTGTTAGGTTAAGCAGAGAAAGGAAGGAAATTTCTCAAGTTGAGATTATGGGGAAGTTTGCCGGTGCAGTTGGGAATTACAATGCTCATATTTCCGCATATCCTGATGCCAACTGGCCTCAAATTGCTGAAGAGTTTGTGAATTCTCTTGGACTAACTTTTAATCCCTATGTTACtcag ATTGAGACTCATGACTACATGGCAAAActtttttatgcttttatcaGATTCAACAATATATTGATCGACTTTGATAGAGATGTGTGGGGCTACATATCTTTAGCCTACTTTAAGCAG ATAACCAAGGCTGGTGAGATTGGATCTTCAACTATGCCTCACAAAGTTAATCCAATAGATTTTGAAAATAGTGAAGGTAATCTTGGCAAGGCTAATGAAGATCTATCATTTTTAAGCATGAAGTTGCCTATATCGCGATGGCAG CGAGACTTGACTGATTCAACTGTTTTGAGGAATATGGGTGGAGGATTGGGACATTCCCTTCTTGCCTATAAAAGTGCAATACAAGGAATAGGAAAACTTCAG GTTAATGAAGCTCACTTGAGTGAAGACTTGAACCAGGCATGGGAGGTGCTTGCTGAACCAATACAGACT GTTATGCGGAGATACAGTGTTCCAGAGCCCTATGAGAAGTTAAAAGAACTAACCAGGGGAAAAGCAGTTACTAAAGAAAGCATAAGAGAGTTCATCTTGGGCTTGGAATTGCCTGAAGAAGCAAAGGCTAATCTTCTCAACTTAACACCCCACGCTTATGTTGGAGCAGCTGTTGATTTGGCTAGAAATGTGGATGCAGCTGTGAATTTGGTGAATGGGACTAAGGTTTTAGAGCCTTgctctttaaaaaaaatctcacaagaCAATATAATTTCCTGA